CCATCAATTTTGCAATCGAGTATAGAAATGAATATCGAAAAAGCACGCTTCAACATGATAGAGCAACAAATCCGCCCCTGGAATGTGTTGAACCAGGAAGTACTGGATATGCTGATTGTGGTCAAACGCGAAGATTATTTCCCGGCGGAACAAAAAAGCCTGGCATTTTTTGATACTGAATTGCCTTTGCCGGATGGTAGCAAAGCCATGACGCCCAAGCTGGAAGCGCGCATTTTGCAGGAACTGGTGCTCAAGAAGCAGGAAAACGTCTTGCTGATTGGCGCAGGCACAGGTTATCTGGCCGCATTGCTGGCTTACTCTGCCCGCCATGTGACCGTGCTGGAATCATCCAAGGTCTTGCATGCACTGGCGACAGCTAATCTGCAACGCAATCATGTCAGCAATGTTGATGTGGTTCTGGCTGATGCCTTCAGCGACAAGAACACCGGCAGCTATGATGCCATCGTTATCGCTGGTGGACTCGAGCAATTGCCTGAACATCTGCAACAGCAATTGAATGTTGGTGGCCGCTTGCTGGCTTTCGTTGGTCAGTTGCCGACGCTGACAGCGAAATTGCTGACCCGTACTTCAGCGTCTGCAGTGGGCACGCAAAACCTGTTTGAAACTGTGGTGGAGCCTGCAGCAGGTGCCAAGCCGGTTTCGCATTTCAGCCTTTAATCCTGAAAAGAAAACAGGAGACATGACATGCAAAACATTACCGCAACGGAGCTGGCGCAATGGTTAAACGATAGTAGTAGAAAAGCCCCGGTTTTACTCGATGTACGGGAACCTTGGGAGCATGAGACTTGTCATATCCCGGGTGTGCAACTGATGCCCATGCAGACAGTACCAGCCCGTTTTCAAGAACTGGAACCGGATGATGTGATTGTCTGCATCTGCCATCACGGCGGGCGCAGTATGCAGGTAGCAAATTTTTTAGAGCGTCAGGGTTTTACCCAAACAATTAATCTGACTGGTGGTGTGCATGCATGGGCACAACAAGTCGATACGGGTATGCCCACTTATTAATTTACTTTTTTTCGGAGCCTTACATGCGTAATCCTATTCTTGCCACACTGCTGGCCTCAGCTTTCCTGACCTTGAATGCAAATGCAGGTGATTTGCTGCAAGTCTATAAGGATGCTCTGGCAAATGATGCGCAGTACGCAAGTGCCCGTGCCAGCCTGACTGCAGGTCAGGAAAAACCTGTGCAAGGCCGCGCAGGTCTGTTGCCCGGTATCGCTCTGAAAGGAAGTGACACCAAGTCCAGTACCGAGGCCGAAGTCGATGCGGTATCAGGTTCGCGCACTTTGAAAGGCGTGACCAATACCTGGACCCTGGCTTTATCCCAACCTTTGTTCAACTGGGGTAACTGGCAGCAATATGAACAAAGCAAATTGTCGCTGCTGGTCAGTGAAGCACAGTTTGCGCAAGCTAAACAAGATCTGATCCTGCGTGTGGCCCAGGCTTATTTTGATGTGCTGGCAGCGCAGGATACGCTGGAAACCTTGCGCGCTCAAAAGAGTGCCATCTCCGAGCAACTGGCTTCTGCCAAGCGTAATTTTGAAGTGGGTACGTCAACGATTACTGATACCCATGAAGCGCAGGCACGTTATGACCTGGTGACCGCGCAGGAATTTGCCGGTCAGAGTGATTTGCAAGTCAAGCGCGCAGCTCTGCAGCAAATTATCGCCAAGGATGCCGGTGAACTGGCAACCCTGAAAGTCGGTGTCAAACTCAGTGAGCCCCAGCCAGCATTGATTGATGACTGGGTTTCCTCCGCAGAAAAGCAAAATTTTAGCGTCGTCGCTTCACAAGTGGCAGTTGAAATAGCCAAGCGCGAGATACAGAGAAACCGTGCAGGTCACTACCCTACCGTTGATCTGGTTGCCAGTACTGGACGTACCTCGAATGCGGGTGCTGGCAATCCGAATGGCGCAGGTGTGGTCAAGCCAACGACCATAGGTGTACAGTGGAATATTCCTATTTTCTCTGGTTTTTCTGTCGATAGCCGCGTCAAGGAAGCGATTGCGCTGGAAGATAAATCACGCAGTGACTATGAAAATGCCCGCCGTACTGCAGCGCAGGGTGCACGTCAGGCATTTGTCGGCGTCAGCTCTGGCCTGGCTCAGGTAAAGGCCTATGAAGCGGCTGAAGTCTCCAGCCAGTCCGCACTGGATTCCAACAAGCTTGGTTATCAGGTTGGTGTGCGTATCAATATCGACGTATTGAATGCACAGCAGCAGTTGTACACCACGCGTCAGACCCTGGCGAAAGCGCGCTACGACACTATCCTGAATGGCCTGCGCTTGAAATCAGCAGCAGGCACCTTGAAAGAAGATGATCTGGCCGAAGTGAATACCTTGTTGCAGCACTAAGTCCAATTATTTCCAGTTTATAAAAAGCTCGCTTCAGGCGAGCTTTTTTTATTATTGCTTGCTTAAGATCAAGTCTGTTTCCTGAAATGCTATCAAACTCAGTTTGCATGGTTCTGGCATGAAAGGCTTGAAGATGGAGAAAACTCAGGGATTTCTGAATAAATCCAATGTGATACTTTGGGCGCTTGGTGTCGCCATATTTTCCCTACTTGCCTATTTTGCCTCGCCTTATGTGGTAGGCAGGAAATCCGTGATATTCCAGGCTAAGCGAGGTGAACTTGTGCAGACGGTGGTCGCCAGTGGCCGGGTAGAAACGCCTGCCAGGGTCGATATTGGTGCGCAGGTAACCGGCATGGTGGCAGCCGTGCCGGTAAAGGAGGGCCAGACAGTCAAGGCAGGTGAGTTGCTGATAGAACTCGATGGCGCCGACGAGAAAGCTGCTCTTGATCTGGCCAACGCCAACCTGCATCAGGCAGAAATCAAACTCAAACAAATTCAGGAACTGAGCCAGCCGCTTGCAGAGCAGGCGGTGACGCAGGCTCAAGTTAACCTCGGGAACGTGCAAAAACAATATGACCGCACCAGAGAGCTGGTGGCACAGGGTTTTGTTGGTCAGGCACAGCTGGATGACGCCAGGCGCAACCTGGACATAGCACGCAGCCAGGTTGATAGTGTAAAGCTGCAGGCACAGTCCACCCAGCCTGCGGGTAGTGACTATCAACTGGCACTCGCGGCCCTGGACCTGGCCAGGGCAAATCAAAAATCAGCACAGGCAAAATTGCAGCATACCCAGATCAGGGCAGTGGCAGATGGCATCTTGATTTCACGCGATGTTGAGCGTGGCGACACCGTTCAGCCCGGAAAGGTATTGATGGTCTTGTCACCTGTTGGCCTGACACAGTTACTCATACAAATCGATGAGAAAAATTTACGGTATATGCAACTGGGGCAAAGTGCGCTGGCTGTGGCAGACGCTTATCCTGGACAGAAATTTCCAGCACAACTCAGTTATATCAATCCTGGGGTCAATGCTCAGCGTGGATCTGTCGATGTGAAACTGAATGTGTCAAATCCACCCGCCTATCTGAAACAAGACATGACCGTGTCGGTAGAAATAGAAGTCGCCAGAC
This is a stretch of genomic DNA from Undibacterium sp. KW1. It encodes these proteins:
- a CDS encoding efflux RND transporter periplasmic adaptor subunit, with translation MEKTQGFLNKSNVILWALGVAIFSLLAYFASPYVVGRKSVIFQAKRGELVQTVVASGRVETPARVDIGAQVTGMVAAVPVKEGQTVKAGELLIELDGADEKAALDLANANLHQAEIKLKQIQELSQPLAEQAVTQAQVNLGNVQKQYDRTRELVAQGFVGQAQLDDARRNLDIARSQVDSVKLQAQSTQPAGSDYQLALAALDLARANQKSAQAKLQHTQIRAVADGILISRDVERGDTVQPGKVLMVLSPVGLTQLLIQIDEKNLRYMQLGQSALAVADAYPGQKFPAQLSYINPGVNAQRGSVDVKLNVSNPPAYLKQDMTVSVEIEVARRKDTLSLSAEAIHDVATSPWVMVINKGKAERRAIGIGVRGDKSVEILSGLSEQDMVLPATGVAVQEGKRARADLQHSGAGNPARSSN
- a CDS encoding protein-L-isoaspartate O-methyltransferase, which gives rise to MNIEKARFNMIEQQIRPWNVLNQEVLDMLIVVKREDYFPAEQKSLAFFDTELPLPDGSKAMTPKLEARILQELVLKKQENVLLIGAGTGYLAALLAYSARHVTVLESSKVLHALATANLQRNHVSNVDVVLADAFSDKNTGSYDAIVIAGGLEQLPEHLQQQLNVGGRLLAFVGQLPTLTAKLLTRTSASAVGTQNLFETVVEPAAGAKPVSHFSL
- a CDS encoding rhodanese-like domain-containing protein is translated as MQNITATELAQWLNDSSRKAPVLLDVREPWEHETCHIPGVQLMPMQTVPARFQELEPDDVIVCICHHGGRSMQVANFLERQGFTQTINLTGGVHAWAQQVDTGMPTY
- a CDS encoding TolC family outer membrane protein, which produces MRNPILATLLASAFLTLNANAGDLLQVYKDALANDAQYASARASLTAGQEKPVQGRAGLLPGIALKGSDTKSSTEAEVDAVSGSRTLKGVTNTWTLALSQPLFNWGNWQQYEQSKLSLLVSEAQFAQAKQDLILRVAQAYFDVLAAQDTLETLRAQKSAISEQLASAKRNFEVGTSTITDTHEAQARYDLVTAQEFAGQSDLQVKRAALQQIIAKDAGELATLKVGVKLSEPQPALIDDWVSSAEKQNFSVVASQVAVEIAKREIQRNRAGHYPTVDLVASTGRTSNAGAGNPNGAGVVKPTTIGVQWNIPIFSGFSVDSRVKEAIALEDKSRSDYENARRTAAQGARQAFVGVSSGLAQVKAYEAAEVSSQSALDSNKLGYQVGVRINIDVLNAQQQLYTTRQTLAKARYDTILNGLRLKSAAGTLKEDDLAEVNTLLQH